In Cloacibacterium caeni, a single window of DNA contains:
- a CDS encoding GNAT family N-acetyltransferase — translation MIKRISPEETYLLRREILRKNLPQESHEFNGDFDDQTFHLGYFVEDRIVGIITVLKNGEIAQIRGMAVSEDYQGKGIGKKLVEKVEEILREAQIHKIWMNARETAAEFYEKLGYKIEGELFNVKPIGFHYVMTKYFNS, via the coding sequence ATGATTAAAAGAATTAGCCCAGAGGAAACCTATCTTCTTAGACGAGAAATCCTTAGAAAAAATCTTCCTCAAGAATCTCATGAATTTAATGGTGACTTTGATGACCAAACTTTTCATCTAGGTTATTTCGTGGAAGATAGAATTGTGGGAATTATCACGGTCTTGAAAAATGGAGAAATTGCTCAAATTAGAGGAATGGCAGTTTCAGAAGATTATCAAGGAAAAGGAATAGGAAAAAAATTGGTAGAAAAAGTTGAAGAGATTTTAAGAGAAGCTCAAATTCATAAAATTTGGATGAATGCCAGAGAAACAGCTGCCGAATTTTACGAAAAATTAGGGTATAAAATTGAAGGTGAATTGTTTAACGTAAAACCTATCGGGTTTCATTATGTAATGACCAAATATTTCAATTCATAA
- a CDS encoding uroporphyrinogen-III synthase, with the protein MKILFTKTGIEHEVSEKLETGFSCDFKDFIAIEKIKTKPFPLKNSSLIFTSVNAVKSFFENGFQPNENFQEAHYNKIYAVGLKTKKELRNNGFGTFKVKKHLNDLSEFILKHSQKENFIHFCGNLALDILDKALPLQNISYKKVVLYNTKILYPEIHEKYEAVVFFSPSGVRSFAKFNSLENLKLFSIGHTTEKELRKFTQNKIFTSKESNLEDLIKIIMSHR; encoded by the coding sequence ATGAAAATCCTTTTCACCAAAACCGGAATCGAACATGAGGTTTCAGAGAAATTAGAAACCGGTTTTTCTTGTGATTTTAAGGATTTCATTGCCATCGAAAAAATTAAAACTAAACCTTTTCCACTTAAAAATTCTTCACTTATTTTCACGAGCGTAAACGCTGTAAAATCCTTCTTTGAAAATGGTTTTCAACCGAATGAAAATTTCCAAGAAGCCCATTATAATAAAATCTACGCAGTAGGTCTTAAAACCAAAAAAGAATTGAGAAATAACGGTTTTGGAACTTTTAAAGTGAAGAAACATCTTAATGATTTGTCTGAATTTATTCTCAAGCATAGCCAAAAAGAAAATTTTATTCACTTCTGTGGAAATTTAGCGCTTGATATTTTAGATAAAGCATTACCTCTTCAGAATATTTCTTACAAAAAAGTGGTGCTTTACAATACTAAAATTCTCTACCCAGAAATTCATGAAAAATATGAGGCTGTAGTTTTTTTTAGTCCAAGTGGAGTTCGTAGTTTTGCAAAGTTTAATTCTTTAGAAAATTTGAAACTCTTTTCTATCGGACACACCACAGAAAAGGAGCTGAGAAAATTTACACAAAATAAAATTTTCACCAGTAAAGAAAGCAATTTAGAAGATTTAATTAAAATAATAATGTCTCACAGATAG
- the hemE gene encoding uroporphyrinogen decarboxylase gives MIKNDLYLRALRGETVERPPVWMMRQAGRYLPEFIALRDQYDFFTRCQTPELAAEITVQPIRRFPLDAAILFSDILVVPQAMGIDFKMKESVGPWLDTPIRTLEQVENLQVSGAEENLKYVYDAIEITLQKLENEIPLIGFAGSPWTLLCYAVEGKGSKSFDIAKSFCFTQPEAAHLLLQKITDVTIAYLKRKVQSGVSAVQIFDSWGGMLSPEDYQEFSWKYINQIVEALAPEAHVVVFAKGCWYALEEMTKSKVSALGVDWTITPELARKFTNNSITLQGNFDPARLHSSPEVIRKMVHEMINRFGKDKYIANLGHGILPNIPLENAEAFIRAVVEWKG, from the coding sequence ATGATAAAAAACGACCTATATTTAAGAGCATTACGAGGCGAAACTGTAGAAAGACCACCAGTTTGGATGATGAGACAAGCGGGTAGATATTTGCCAGAATTTATCGCACTTCGTGACCAATATGATTTCTTCACACGTTGTCAAACTCCAGAATTGGCAGCAGAAATTACTGTTCAACCGATTAGAAGATTTCCGCTAGATGCAGCGATTTTATTTTCTGATATTTTGGTAGTTCCACAAGCGATGGGAATTGATTTCAAAATGAAAGAATCCGTTGGTCCTTGGTTAGATACACCCATCAGAACTTTAGAACAAGTTGAAAATCTGCAAGTTTCTGGTGCGGAAGAAAATCTAAAATACGTTTATGATGCCATCGAAATCACTTTACAAAAATTAGAAAACGAAATTCCTTTGATTGGTTTTGCAGGTTCACCTTGGACTTTGCTATGCTACGCAGTAGAAGGAAAAGGCTCTAAATCTTTTGATATTGCGAAGTCATTTTGTTTTACTCAACCGGAAGCAGCGCACTTGCTTTTACAAAAAATTACAGATGTAACCATCGCTTATTTAAAGAGAAAAGTACAAAGCGGAGTTTCTGCCGTACAGATTTTTGATTCTTGGGGCGGAATGCTTTCTCCAGAAGATTATCAAGAGTTTTCTTGGAAATATATTAATCAAATTGTAGAAGCTTTGGCTCCAGAAGCTCACGTTGTAGTTTTTGCGAAAGGTTGTTGGTACGCTCTAGAAGAAATGACGAAATCGAAAGTTTCTGCTCTTGGAGTTGATTGGACGATTACACCAGAATTAGCAAGAAAATTCACCAATAATTCTATCACTCTTCAAGGGAATTTTGATCCTGCAAGATTACATTCTTCGCCAGAAGTGATTAGAAAAATGGTTCATGAAATGATTAATAGATTTGGCAAAGACAAATATATTGCTAATCTAGGTCACGGAATTTTGCCAAACATTCCTTTAGAAAACGCCGAAGCTTTTATTAGAGCGGTGGTAGAATGGAAGGGTTAA
- the hemA gene encoding glutamyl-tRNA reductase, with product MNSLAKTYNTQNFTVLSISFEKANAEIRGKFAFFDEHVKQFVKEIHEKKLGDAFVVSTCNRTEIYTTSHNYIAIAEMYCKSVDVSLMDFMQFVNVMKNEEALYHLFRVSAGLESQILGDFEIIGQIKNAYHRFKKHKSFSNPYLERAINSAIQISKRIKNETALSNGAASVSYAAVHYILKTQKQISEKNILLLGTGEIGQNTVENLVKHVYQPKVKIANRSYEKAEKIAEKYSIPQIAFENFEEELKSTDILIVATGASHPIIQQKHFPNGKETLVIDLSIPNNVDKKVAENKAVQLVDVDELSKHIQETIEQRKKEIPKAEKIIKEMTKEFLAWERKRKFAPNIHQFKAALKHIEDHEMHNFHRKHRYVDIEDMELTEKLIQKITNRFAKYIIENPLRAEEVTKLMNEILVEQPKEEFNKKHQ from the coding sequence ATGAATTCTCTTGCGAAGACATATAATACACAGAACTTCACTGTTTTAAGCATTAGTTTTGAAAAAGCCAATGCCGAAATCAGAGGGAAATTTGCGTTTTTTGATGAACACGTAAAACAATTCGTAAAAGAAATTCATGAAAAGAAACTCGGTGACGCATTTGTAGTTTCTACTTGTAACAGAACCGAAATCTATACTACTTCTCATAATTATATTGCGATTGCAGAGATGTATTGCAAGAGTGTAGACGTAAGTTTGATGGATTTCATGCAGTTTGTAAATGTGATGAAAAACGAAGAAGCGCTTTATCATCTTTTCAGAGTTTCTGCGGGTTTAGAAAGTCAGATTTTAGGAGACTTCGAAATCATTGGTCAGATAAAAAATGCTTACCATCGATTCAAAAAACACAAAAGTTTCAGTAATCCTTACTTAGAAAGAGCCATCAACTCGGCCATTCAGATTTCTAAAAGAATTAAAAACGAAACCGCCCTTTCAAACGGAGCAGCTTCTGTTTCTTATGCAGCGGTTCATTATATCTTAAAAACTCAAAAACAGATTTCAGAGAAGAATATTCTTCTTTTGGGAACTGGCGAAATCGGTCAAAATACTGTAGAAAATTTGGTGAAACATGTGTATCAGCCAAAAGTAAAAATCGCCAACCGTTCTTATGAAAAAGCTGAAAAAATTGCAGAAAAGTACAGCATTCCGCAAATTGCTTTTGAAAATTTCGAAGAAGAACTGAAATCTACAGATATTCTTATCGTTGCAACTGGCGCTTCACACCCGATTATTCAACAAAAACATTTTCCAAACGGAAAAGAAACATTGGTGATAGACCTTTCTATTCCAAATAATGTAGATAAAAAAGTAGCGGAAAATAAAGCGGTGCAATTGGTAGACGTAGACGAATTGTCTAAGCATATTCAGGAAACCATAGAGCAGCGCAAGAAAGAAATTCCTAAAGCGGAGAAAATCATCAAGGAAATGACTAAAGAATTTTTGGCTTGGGAAAGAAAAAGAAAATTCGCGCCGAATATTCATCAGTTCAAAGCTGCACTGAAACATATAGAAGACCATGAAATGCATAATTTCCACAGAAAACACAGATATGTGGATATAGAAGACATGGAACTCACCGAAAAATTGATTCAAAAAATCACCAATAGATTTGCGAAGTATATCATCGAAAATCCGCTTCGTGCCGAAGAAGTTACTAAGTTGATGAACGAAATTTTGGTAGAACAACCTAAAGAAGAGTTCAACAAAAAACATCAGTAA
- a CDS encoding IS3 family transposase (programmed frameshift) produces MSTKKKISKIPIAPQIYSEAFKRQVVSEFERGLFTKAELRRRYNILGNSCLPRWLKKYGKFTYEDKLTIGRPMKDPQQQRIKELEAQLAKKEEELKVFKRFIEIAERELKIDIGKKVWFQTVEEINVNSSLTIYELCELFGYTKQAFYKRKKNVRTPKYNSELLRSLVVTIRKQLPRTGGKKLYVMLQDEFTKHHISIGRDNFLDFLKAEHLQVPKVRRYYKTTNSRHWMKRYPNLISNLVLNRPEQVWVADITYLRTKEKTYYLHLLTDACSKKIVGYQLSDNLMSSTTVKALEMALINRETKNQLIHHSDRGLQYCSKEYTELLKKNNILISMTQEYDPYENAVAERVNGILKEEFGLHEIFENYQNLNKQVTQAITLYNNFRIHMSINMITPNQAHQQKIIHLKQWKKINRNRINSATI; encoded by the exons ATGTCAACAAAAAAGAAAATTTCAAAAATTCCAATTGCCCCACAAATTTATAGCGAAGCATTTAAACGTCAAGTTGTAAGTGAATTTGAGAGGGGTTTATTTACAAAAGCAGAACTTCGAAGACGTTACAATATTCTAGGCAATAGTTGTCTACCAAGATGGTTAAAAAAATATGGTAAATTTACCTATGAAGATAAATTAACTATTGGTCGTCCTATGAAAGATCCTCAACAACAGCGTATAAAAGAGCTAGAAGCTCAATTAGCAAAAAAAGAAGAAGAATTAAAAGTATTTAAACGATTTATTGAAATAGCTGAACGTGAGCTTAAAATTGATATTG GTAAAAAAGTCTGGTTCCAAACAGTCGAAGAAATAAATGTAAATAGTTCATTGACTATTTATGAGTTATGCGAACTGTTTGGATACACAAAACAAGCATTTTACAAGCGAAAGAAAAACGTTAGAACACCTAAATACAACTCAGAATTATTACGAAGTTTAGTCGTTACTATTCGTAAGCAATTACCCCGAACAGGTGGCAAGAAACTTTATGTAATGTTACAAGATGAATTTACAAAACATCATATATCAATTGGTCGAGATAATTTCTTAGATTTTTTAAAAGCAGAACATTTACAAGTACCTAAAGTTCGAAGATATTACAAAACAACAAACTCACGACATTGGATGAAACGCTATCCAAATTTAATTAGCAATTTAGTACTTAACAGACCTGAGCAAGTTTGGGTTGCTGATATAACTTATTTACGAACAAAAGAGAAAACATACTATTTGCATTTACTCACTGATGCTTGTTCCAAGAAAATCGTTGGTTATCAACTGTCAGATAATTTAATGAGTTCAACTACAGTAAAAGCTTTAGAAATGGCTTTGATTAACAGGGAAACAAAAAATCAACTCATTCACCATTCTGATAGAGGTTTACAATATTGTAGTAAAGAGTATACCGAATTGTTAAAGAAAAACAATATTTTAATTAGTATGACGCAAGAATACGATCCATATGAAAATGCAGTAGCAGAAAGAGTAAATGGAATTTTAAAAGAAGAATTTGGTTTACATGAAATATTTGAAAACTATCAAAATTTAAACAAACAAGTTACACAAGCCATAACTTTATACAACAATTTTAGAATACATATGTCAATTAATATGATAACTCCAAACCAAGCACATCAACAAAAAATAATACATTTAAAACAATGGAAAAAAATAAATCGTAACAGAATTAATTCTGCTACGATTTAA
- the mreC gene encoding rod shape-determining protein MreC has protein sequence MGFLIRLFSKNGLFLFFLFLQIIAVTLIFSRNSMQQSFIAAQTTAFNAWVSGYIDEGTSYLKLKQINEELVAQNKTLMQELYGKEKIKNPSFVRVTDTIGGGQIYTFVDGEIVNNSIIRKDNYFTINRGKRHGVFPKMGVIAPQGIAGIVINTTNNYALVQSVLSMNKIRINASLKDSGFFGTLTWRGENSRTMHLSDIPKYVPIKVGDTVVTDGKSAIFPQGIMIGRVAGYEVDSKTGYWDISVELSQKMGQLNKVYVVRNLKKLEVKQIQDTLDATINNDQ, from the coding sequence ATGGGGTTTTTGATAAGATTATTTAGCAAGAACGGATTATTTCTGTTCTTTCTTTTTTTACAAATAATTGCCGTAACATTGATTTTCAGTAGAAACTCAATGCAACAATCTTTTATTGCAGCACAAACTACCGCGTTTAATGCTTGGGTTTCTGGTTACATAGACGAAGGAACCAGCTACTTAAAACTGAAGCAAATTAATGAAGAATTAGTTGCTCAGAATAAAACGCTTATGCAGGAATTATACGGTAAAGAAAAAATTAAAAATCCTAGTTTTGTAAGAGTTACCGACACGATTGGTGGTGGACAGATTTACACTTTCGTAGATGGTGAAATTGTAAATAATTCTATCATTAGAAAAGATAATTATTTTACCATTAACAGAGGAAAAAGACATGGCGTTTTCCCTAAAATGGGTGTAATTGCACCGCAAGGAATTGCAGGAATTGTGATCAATACCACTAATAATTATGCATTAGTACAATCTGTACTCAGTATGAACAAAATTAGAATTAATGCTTCGCTAAAAGATTCTGGATTCTTCGGGACGCTTACTTGGAGAGGCGAAAATTCTAGAACCATGCATTTATCAGACATTCCTAAATATGTGCCGATAAAAGTTGGCGACACGGTAGTTACAGATGGTAAATCTGCAATTTTCCCACAAGGAATTATGATTGGTAGAGTCGCTGGCTACGAAGTAGATTCTAAAACAGGATATTGGGATATTTCTGTAGAATTAAGCCAAAAAATGGGACAACTTAACAAAGTTTATGTTGTAAGAAATTTAAAAAAATTAGAAGTAAAACAAATTCAAGATACTCTTGATGCCACGATAAACAATGATCAGTAG
- a CDS encoding rod shape-determining protein MreD has product MISRNLLTDVLLIAMLVTLQIFLFNRIDIAGKYTPVIYIIFVLFYPFYRNLYIFLSASFILGLSIDAFLGTWGINAFATTLIAYFRTIIFKTSTEVSSDVFSFHNLQWSQFLFYIFSSIFVHQLLVQSIEFFKFDRFFEVILNILVTSVISIIFVLLYSLAFKIKEKV; this is encoded by the coding sequence ATGATCAGTAGAAATTTACTTACAGATGTTTTATTAATCGCAATGTTAGTCACATTGCAAATATTTTTATTTAACAGAATAGATATTGCTGGTAAATATACTCCTGTCATCTACATTATTTTTGTTTTGTTTTATCCTTTTTACAGGAATCTCTATATTTTCCTATCGGCGAGTTTTATTTTAGGATTATCTATAGACGCATTTTTAGGAACTTGGGGTATCAATGCATTTGCCACTACACTTATCGCCTATTTTAGAACCATTATTTTCAAAACTTCCACAGAAGTCTCTTCGGATGTATTTTCTTTCCATAATCTTCAGTGGTCACAGTTTTTATTTTATATTTTTTCAAGTATTTTTGTGCATCAACTATTAGTTCAGAGTATAGAATTTTTTAAATTCGACAGGTTTTTTGAAGTAATACTTAATATTTTAGTAACCAGTGTTATTTCTATAATATTTGTACTCCTCTATTCGTTAGCATTTAAAATCAAAGAAAAAGTTTGA
- the hemC gene encoding hydroxymethylbilane synthase, which translates to MIRIGTRNSPLAMWQAKEVEQKLQNLGYETVLVPVLSSGDKNLNQPLYSLGITGVFTKDLDIALLNNEIDIAVHSLKDVPTILPQNIEVSAVLERDFPQDVLVRKSSSKNKDLAELKIATSSLRRRAFWSEKFPNTQFSDIRGNVQTRLKKLEEGDFDATLFSLAGIKRMEMELEYEMLDFMISAPSQGVVAISSRVDDVETKVILQKINHKTTQICVEIERNFLRTLEGGCTAPIGAIAIFEENKIKFSGRLNSLDGSKTINVVEEFEYDESENYGKKFAEFVLENGGKKMMEEIKKQIKE; encoded by the coding sequence ATGATTAGAATAGGTACCAGAAATTCGCCTCTTGCAATGTGGCAAGCAAAAGAAGTAGAACAAAAGTTACAAAATTTAGGTTACGAAACAGTACTGGTTCCTGTGCTTTCTTCTGGTGATAAAAATCTTAATCAACCGCTTTATTCCCTAGGAATTACTGGCGTTTTTACCAAAGATTTAGACATCGCTTTACTCAATAATGAAATAGATATTGCAGTACATTCTCTGAAAGATGTTCCTACTATTTTACCTCAAAATATAGAAGTTTCTGCCGTTCTAGAAAGAGATTTTCCGCAAGATGTTTTGGTGAGAAAATCTTCTTCTAAAAATAAAGATTTAGCAGAACTTAAAATTGCGACCAGCAGTTTGAGAAGAAGAGCTTTTTGGTCAGAAAAATTCCCGAACACTCAGTTTTCAGATATCCGAGGAAACGTACAAACGCGTTTAAAGAAATTAGAAGAAGGAGATTTTGATGCTACACTTTTTTCTTTAGCAGGCATTAAAAGAATGGAAATGGAGTTGGAGTATGAAATGCTAGATTTTATGATTTCTGCTCCTAGTCAGGGAGTTGTAGCGATTTCGAGTAGGGTAGATGATGTAGAAACCAAAGTGATTTTGCAAAAAATAAATCATAAAACCACTCAGATTTGCGTTGAAATAGAACGTAATTTCCTCAGAACTTTAGAAGGTGGCTGTACTGCGCCAATTGGAGCAATAGCTATTTTTGAAGAAAATAAAATCAAATTTTCGGGAAGATTAAATTCTTTGGACGGAAGTAAAACGATAAATGTAGTTGAAGAATTTGAATATGATGAATCTGAAAATTACGGTAAAAAATTTGCAGAATTTGTGCTTGAAAACGGAGGAAAAAAAATGATGGAAGAAATTAAGAAACAAATAAAGGAATAG
- a CDS encoding rod shape-determining protein — translation MGLFDMFTQEIAIDLGTANTLIIHNNKIVIDQPSIVAIERSTGKAIAVGEQAKHMQGKTHEDIKTIRPLKDGVIADFAASEHMIKEFIKQIPGIKGKLIQPSLRIVICIPSGITEVEKRAVRDSAQKVNAKEVRLIYEPMAAAIGVGIDVQKPEGNMIIDIGGGTTEIAVVALGGIVCDKSVKIAGDVFTNDIAYYLRTHHNLYIGERTAERVKIEVGSAVEELDVDVEDIPVQGRDLITGKPKEIMVGYKEIARALDKSIIRIEDAVMETLSLTPPELAADIYKTGIYLAGGGALLRGLADRLHKKTGLPVFVAEDPLRAVVRGTGIALKNMDKFNFLIK, via the coding sequence ATGGGGTTATTTGATATGTTCACGCAAGAAATTGCGATAGACTTAGGAACAGCGAACACACTTATCATACATAATAATAAAATCGTGATTGACCAGCCGTCAATCGTGGCTATCGAGCGTTCAACTGGAAAGGCAATTGCTGTAGGAGAACAAGCGAAACACATGCAAGGAAAAACGCACGAAGATATTAAAACGATTCGTCCGCTTAAAGATGGTGTAATTGCAGATTTTGCTGCATCTGAACACATGATTAAGGAATTTATCAAACAAATTCCGGGCATCAAAGGAAAATTAATTCAGCCTTCTCTTAGAATTGTAATTTGTATTCCTTCTGGTATTACAGAAGTAGAAAAAAGAGCGGTAAGAGATTCTGCTCAAAAAGTAAATGCTAAAGAAGTAAGATTAATTTATGAACCAATGGCTGCAGCAATAGGTGTAGGAATTGATGTACAAAAACCTGAAGGTAACATGATTATCGATATAGGTGGTGGTACTACAGAAATTGCTGTAGTGGCTCTTGGTGGTATTGTTTGTGATAAATCTGTAAAAATTGCAGGTGATGTTTTCACGAATGATATTGCTTATTATTTAAGAACGCATCACAACTTATACATCGGAGAAAGAACAGCAGAAAGAGTGAAAATAGAAGTAGGTTCTGCAGTAGAAGAATTAGATGTAGATGTAGAAGATATTCCAGTACAAGGTAGAGATTTAATTACTGGTAAGCCAAAAGAAATTATGGTAGGTTATAAAGAAATCGCAAGAGCTCTAGATAAATCTATCATCAGAATAGAAGATGCAGTAATGGAAACGCTTTCTCTTACTCCGCCAGAATTAGCAGCAGATATTTACAAAACTGGTATTTATTTAGCTGGTGGTGGTGCCTTATTAAGAGGTTTAGCAGATAGACTTCACAAGAAAACAGGATTACCAGTTTTCGTAGCAGAAGATCCATTAAGAGCAGTTGTTCGTGGAACAGGAATTGCTCTTAAAAACATGGATAAATTTAATTTCCTTATAAAATAA
- a CDS encoding peptidoglycan D,D-transpeptidase FtsI family protein, with protein MKTAYYKITLFLFLIAAIFVARLVYLQLLTDRYALNAANTSIKIDYVIPQRGIIFDRNGKILVGNQPSYEISFTQSQMTPDFDTLGFCNLLKISKKDFIKKIESIKKEKYYSKLTPMTFKSDMSREEIARIQEIIFKYPAFNIVERPQRKYEVSTSGNLLGYTNQVNENYIKKDSLYYLPGDIAGITGIERAYEKQLRGEKGMRYIQKDIKLRNVGPYKNGELDKEVVSGKDLTLTIDYDLQRIAEEMLVNKHGAIVALDPNNGEILALATGPDIDPNLFTGPNKKRNIYRLANDTIYDNKPTYDRSVQAAYPPGSPFKLLTALAGYQMKVISDSTKFTCRHGYRMGRHTIGCHCGTFWPIGMEKAIEKSCNNYFSSVYYKITEKYGPKGRNRAIDEWKEIMNSFGLGEFMNNDLAVGAKGKIPSGEFYTKRLGEKWHPYQSAIFNGMGQGDVLLTPLQMANFTAAIVNRGWYFTPHIVKSIDGKPNPDERFKKKHVTKVEPRYFDVVLKGMKDVFIGGTARGLLSKEFTQLGKTGTAQVPGGRDNSIFVMAAPADKPKIVVVAVIEHAGFGATWAGPASTIIAEKYLLGDIKRTYLYDRMIQSSFMGEYKRMYINHLTKKGWYIAPKPDPIQLKKLEDSLRLLNEKKAAQNPKKLKDTTKNNKT; from the coding sequence TTGAAAACAGCCTATTATAAAATTACCTTATTTCTTTTTCTCATTGCCGCAATTTTTGTGGCAAGATTGGTCTATTTACAGTTGCTTACAGATAGATATGCGCTTAATGCCGCCAATACTTCTATCAAAATAGACTATGTCATTCCTCAGCGTGGAATTATCTTTGACCGAAACGGAAAAATTTTAGTGGGTAACCAACCTTCTTATGAAATTTCTTTTACCCAAAGTCAAATGACGCCAGATTTTGATACTTTGGGTTTTTGTAATTTATTAAAAATCAGCAAAAAAGATTTCATCAAAAAAATTGAGTCCATTAAAAAGGAAAAATATTACTCTAAGCTCACTCCCATGACTTTCAAAAGTGATATGAGCAGAGAAGAAATCGCTAGAATTCAAGAAATTATCTTCAAATATCCAGCTTTTAACATTGTAGAAAGACCTCAACGTAAGTATGAAGTTTCTACTTCAGGAAATCTACTTGGATATACCAATCAAGTCAACGAAAATTACATCAAAAAAGATTCTCTTTATTATTTGCCTGGTGATATTGCTGGAATTACAGGAATAGAGCGTGCCTACGAAAAACAATTGCGTGGTGAAAAAGGAATGCGCTACATTCAGAAAGACATTAAACTGAGAAATGTAGGTCCTTATAAAAACGGTGAGTTAGATAAAGAAGTGGTTTCTGGTAAAGATTTAACGCTTACCATAGACTATGATTTGCAAAGAATCGCCGAAGAAATGCTCGTGAATAAGCATGGCGCAATTGTAGCACTTGACCCAAATAATGGAGAAATTTTAGCTCTCGCAACTGGTCCAGACATAGACCCAAATCTTTTTACAGGGCCTAACAAAAAAAGAAATATTTATAGATTGGCAAACGACACCATCTATGACAACAAACCTACTTATGACCGTTCAGTTCAAGCAGCTTATCCTCCAGGTTCGCCTTTCAAATTATTGACTGCATTAGCTGGTTATCAAATGAAAGTCATTAGTGATTCTACAAAATTTACTTGTAGACATGGCTATAGAATGGGAAGACATACCATCGGTTGTCACTGTGGAACTTTTTGGCCTATCGGAATGGAAAAAGCCATAGAAAAATCTTGTAACAATTATTTTTCTAGTGTTTATTATAAAATCACCGAAAAATACGGTCCAAAAGGAAGAAATAGAGCCATAGATGAATGGAAAGAAATCATGAATAGCTTCGGGTTAGGAGAATTTATGAATAATGACTTGGCTGTTGGCGCAAAAGGAAAAATTCCTTCTGGAGAATTTTACACGAAAAGATTAGGGGAAAAATGGCATCCGTATCAATCTGCTATTTTTAATGGAATGGGACAAGGAGACGTTCTACTTACTCCGCTTCAAATGGCAAATTTTACTGCCGCTATTGTTAATAGAGGTTGGTATTTTACACCACATATTGTAAAATCCATAGATGGAAAACCTAATCCAGACGAAAGATTTAAGAAAAAACATGTGACCAAAGTAGAACCTAGATATTTTGATGTGGTTCTAAAAGGAATGAAAGACGTTTTCATTGGCGGAACTGCAAGAGGATTACTTTCTAAAGAATTCACACAACTCGGAAAAACAGGAACAGCACAAGTTCCAGGAGGAAGAGATAACTCTATTTTTGTAATGGCAGCACCTGCTGACAAACCCAAAATTGTGGTGGTTGCGGTAATAGAACACGCTGGTTTTGGTGCAACTTGGGCAGGTCCAGCTTCTACCATTATTGCTGAAAAATATTTGTTAGGAGATATTAAGAGAACTTATCTCTACGATAGAATGATACAATCTAGTTTTATGGGAGAATACAAGCGAATGTACATCAATCATCTTACGAAAAAAGGTTGGTACATCGCGCCTAAACCAGACCCTATTCAATTGAAAAAACTAGAAGACAGCCTTAGATTACTCAATGAAAAAAAGGCAGCACAAAATCCAAAAAAATTAAAAGACACCACTAAAAATAATAAAACGTAA